Proteins encoded by one window of Anopheles maculipalpis chromosome 2RL, idAnoMacuDA_375_x, whole genome shotgun sequence:
- the LOC126568636 gene encoding uncharacterized protein LOC126568636 gives MPFNCSRDCVGIRYRINSLHQTWKWLHQTIALHEYLISMSSADTNNASRKSHHPLQQGSIICSSSIINTVACC, from the coding sequence ATGCCCTTTAACTGCAGTCGCGATTGTGTAGGTATTCGATACCGCATCAACTCGCTGCACCAAACCTGGAAGTGGCTGCACCAGACCATCGCCCTGCACGAGTACCTGATTTCGATGAGCTCAGCTGACACGAATAACGCCAGCCGAAAGTCGCACCATCCACTACAACAGGGAAGCATtatttgcagcagcagcatcattaaCACCGTCGCTTGTTGTTAA